The genomic segment CGCGCCCCCCCCCCGCTGGGGGCTGGCGGCCGGTCTGGCCCGGGGCATCGCCCACGCCCTGCTCTTCCTGGTGCCCTACGCCGTCCTCCAGGGGCTCGGATACGCCCTGTATCGGCTCGGCCGGGCCATCTTCCTGGGCGGGCTCGACCGGGCCGCCGGGGCGGTGTTCGGCGCCACGGCGGCGTGCCTGCTGGCGGGGGCCGGACTGGGGCTCGCGGCCCGTTCGGGCTGGGGCGGCGAGTGGCTCGCTGCCTCGCAGCTCGCCAAGCCCCTGCAGGAAGCCTTCCAGCGGGTCCTCGCCTGGGCCTCCCAGCTCGGGGCATGATCCCAACCAAGCCGGGCCG from the Thermodesulfobacteriota bacterium genome contains:
- a CDS encoding CvpA family protein — protein: APPPRWGLAAGLARGIAHALLFLVPYAVLQGLGYALYRLGRAIFLGGLDRAAGAVFGATAACLLAGAGLGLAARSGWGGEWLAASQLAKPLQEAFQRVLAWASQLGA